In Rhinolophus sinicus isolate RSC01 chromosome X, ASM3656204v1, whole genome shotgun sequence, a single genomic region encodes these proteins:
- the CMC4 gene encoding cx9C motif-containing protein 4 isoform X2, translated as MLQKDPCQKQACEIQKCLQANNYRESQCQAVIQELRKCCARYPKGRSLVCSGFEKEEAEKLTLKSTEK; from the exons ATGCTGCAGAAGGATCCGTGCCAGAAACAAGCCTGtgaaatacagaaatgtttaCAAG CCAACAACTACAGGGAATCTCAGTGTCAGGCTGTCATCCAAGAACTTCGTAAGTGTTGTGCTCGGTATCCCAAGGGAAGATCTCTCGTCTGTTCgggatttgaaaaagaagaggcagaaaagcTGACACTGAAGTCCACAGAAAAGTAA
- the CMC4 gene encoding cx9C motif-containing protein 4 isoform X1 translates to MDKRQNKNHFSYFSFLDMLQKDPCQKQACEIQKCLQANNYRESQCQAVIQELRKCCARYPKGRSLVCSGFEKEEAEKLTLKSTEK, encoded by the exons atggataaaagacaaaataaaaatcatttttcttattttagttttctggATATGCTGCAGAAGGATCCGTGCCAGAAACAAGCCTGtgaaatacagaaatgtttaCAAG CCAACAACTACAGGGAATCTCAGTGTCAGGCTGTCATCCAAGAACTTCGTAAGTGTTGTGCTCGGTATCCCAAGGGAAGATCTCTCGTCTGTTCgggatttgaaaaagaagaggcagaaaagcTGACACTGAAGTCCACAGAAAAGTAA
- the MTCP1 gene encoding protein p13 MTCP-1: protein MSGEDVGAPPDHLWVHQEGIYRDEYQRTWVAVLEEDTNFLRARIQQVQVPLGDAARPSHLLTSQLPLMWQLYPEERYMDNNSRLWQIQHHLMVRGVQELLLKLLPDD from the exons ATGTCAGGAGAGGATGTGGGGGCCCCGCCCGATCACCTCTGGGTTCACCAAGAGGGCATCTACCGAGACGAATACCAGCGCACGTGGGTGGCCGTCCTGGAAGAG GACACGAATTTCCTAAGGGCACGAATCCAGCAGGTTCAGGTTCCCTTAGGTGACGCAGCTAGGCCAAGCCACCTTCTTACCTCCCAGCTACCTCTCATGTGGCAACTCTACCCCGAGGAGCGCTACATGGATAACAACTCTCGCTTGTGGCAGATCCAGCATCATTTAATG GTCAGGGGAGTACAGGAGCTGTTGCTTAAGCTTTTGCCTGATGATTAA